From Fusobacterium varium:
AAAAAAACTCTATAAAAGCCATTGTAGATATAAGCCATCCCTATGCTTTTGAGGTTTCTAAAAATGCAATGAAAGTTGCTGAAGAATTTTCTATAGCTTATTATAGATTTGAAAGAGAGGAAATACATATTATTCCTGATAGATTCACTGAATTTCAAAATATAAATGATTTGTTAGAGTATTGTGATAAATTGGAGGAGAATATTCTTGTAACACTTGGAAGTAATAATATAGAGTATTTTTCTAAGCTAAAAAACCTAGAAAAATTTTATTTCAGAATACTTCCTAAATGGGATATGGTAAAGAAATGTGAAGACAACGGTATACTTCCCAAAAATATAATAGCTATGCAGGGACCTTTTTCTTTGAATATGAACAAAGCCATGATAGAACAGCTGAATATAAAATATTTAGTGACTAAAAAAGGTGGAGTTACAGGAGGAGAAAGGGAAAAAATAGATGCTTGTAATGAAAAAGAAATAGAAGTAATACTTTTGGA
This genomic window contains:
- the cobK gene encoding precorrin-6x reductase, producing MIWVIGGTKDSRVFLEKFASADKNIIVSTATEYGGKLLEGLPVKVVSERLSLELMRGFVEKNSIKAIVDISHPYAFEVSKNAMKVAEEFSIAYYRFEREEIHIIPDRFTEFQNINDLLEYCDKLEENILVTLGSNNIEYFSKLKNLEKFYFRILPKWDMVKKCEDNGILPKNIIAMQGPFSLNMNKAMIEQLNIKYLVTKKGGVTGGEREKIDACNEKEIEVILLDKPKIQYPNCYGNIDDLINNIKL